Part of the Capsicum annuum cultivar UCD-10X-F1 chromosome 12, UCD10Xv1.1, whole genome shotgun sequence genome is shown below.
ACAATGAAGGTGAGCCTTGGAGCAACGGTAAAGTTGTCTCCATGTGACCCATAGGTCTAGGATACGAGCCATGGAATCAACCACTGATACTTCCACTAGGGTAGGCTGAGCTGCCTACATCACACCCCCTTAAGGTGCAGCCCTTCCCTGGACCTTACATCACCCCCTTTGTGCATCGGCCGTCAGGCTTCCCTTTCATTTTTCCTAATAATATTCAGCAGATTGGAGGAACTACAATATGGAGCTAGGTGTCTAAATCAACTAGTTCgggattttaagaaaataatggaGCTAGATGTCTCTTCTAATAGACAAACAAAGATAAGTGACTGGACAGAAAACAGTACCACAATACGCAGACGAGGTCTTGGTAAGTCAGGCTGCCTGGGTAATAGTTCCACACTATCCGGGGTACAGTGGACATCTTCAATAACTGTTCCCTCACTAATGGCTATCAAATGTTGCTTATGAACTTCACCATCGATAGTTGCAATGTACCTAGAACAAGATCATCTGGTGAGTAATGATCATAGCAAAAAGACTAGTTGAATGCTTAAACTTTCAACTATACATATgttttaaagaagaagaagaaaagaacaaCTAATTGCAGAGGACAAGTACAGTAAATGTCACAAAAGTATCATCACATTGTAGAGACGTCCGAGTATATgaccaaaaaaagaaaagcaaagcaTGAAAAATCTAAAGAGGGAAATCATAATAAGACACATACTCCTTTGACAAATTAGACGAAGGGTGTGAAATCTGGTGCGCGAACTCCCCTGAAAGAGCAACATAAACCACATTACTACATAGGCAGCATTTGAAAATGAACCTTATATAGGTcatcttttcttataatatctcaGTTAGATCACAAATAACATGTGCTGTGGAATTGTAAAAGAAAATGTCATCTATACCATCATTAGTCACAATAATCAAGCCAGTCGTGGCAACATCAAGTCTGCCGACTGTAAAGAGCCGAGGTTTTGGTTCTCCAGGATGCCTTTTATCCTTTAAAAAGAAGACACAACAGATTCAAAAAGTCAAGAGCATAGTAGAAGCAATGCCATCCAAAAGCAACAGTTTCTCTTTTTTggaaacaacttttagaactatcTGTGTACATAACATAGCTCTACAAAACAGCTCATTATTCCCAGGACACAGTTTTCCCAAAAGAACAAACATTTCAAGAAGACCCATACAAGCAGAAGACAACATACCcaactctttataaaatcatcaaaaagGGACATGACTGACTTAGTTTCTTTCTCCCCTGATGAGCATATGTACCTGTAATTTTGTTAAACCTGAATCAACTCGACGAACAGACATAACAAACAAAAGTCCAAACTCCCCCGTTGTCATTGATAAAAAAAGAAGGATAGACACACCCTTTAGGCTTGTTTAGTGCAAGATAGATCTTCGAAGGCAATTTCTTAGGAAGACGATTTCCGTTGACATAAATTACATCCCTAGCTGGATCAACTTTAGTCTGCCAACAAAGGGAATAGATGTCAACAATCTGTCcaaacgaaaagaaaaaaaatatgcacTGGATGCAAAACCTATCAACTTTTGCAATATGAGAGCATTTCCGAACTTGACCTGTGGAGTCTTGCAAACAGACCCGTTCACAGTAACCCGACCTTGAAAAATCAGCTCTTCACTGCTCCGTCTGGATGCCACTATAAAACAAATTCTCAATTTTAGAtaatatactagcatgtcattgTTCTTAATATGCTGCTCTCATAATTTTAACAACtcattaatatacatatacaacaGAACTtgcactcaacaaaaacaaatacTTTCTCTTTTCTAGCAACAATTATCAATCAAAtgagttttaaaaataattgccactgcaacaactttttcttctttttgataaCCAAGAAATCACCGAGGGCCAGTAGGTCACAGTTCGAAACTCGGTGAATAATGGGCCGACCCCTCAACACAATCGATGGCATTAGCAACTATTTGTCAATACAACTTATGATACTGATAATGGCACTTCAATTCTCCTTAAAATATCGTGTAACAATCTATCACATCAGGAAttatcaaagaaaatttttttttagtatCTTCTCTCAATTCTTTCAGTCTACTCCCATTCAATGAGTATTCAGATAGGGCCAAATGGAGTGGACTATATTACCCCAACTAGTTTGGAATACAGACCCAATTATGCTGTGGTTATCAGTATTTATAGTCTGTTCCCTCTTGCAGAATGCATATATATGATTCATATAGCCAGCTGAACTAGATTCCAAATTGAGGCGTAGTTGTTGTAATTTTCTCAGAACTTAACAGAATGGTGAATAGGGTATCTTAACCATCAGAAAAGGGTACCGTTAgagcttgtttggatggttgttacctatattgtattgtgttgttagttTAAATGCAATGttttttgagattgttacttaGATTTTACTATATCGTATCGTTAAATCCACCTTAACAACGAAAAGTCCCATTTTATGTAACGCCCGATTTGGTGCGATCAATCATTACCTTATTTTTCTTCCCATTTTTTCTTTGCTTATTATCTAACTAataatcctattttatcctttaccTTACTTTTTTATAACAACTTTAAGAGTAGATTTGTCCTTTAAATTGCTAACGTATGgcattatgaaaataaaaaataaaaaaaaatacagcgCTCCCCCGATGCACAGGGTCCGAGAAAGGGCCAGATCACATGGGTCGTATGCAGCCTTACTGCATTTCCACAACTCGAACCAGGTGACCTCCTGATCACGTGGaggcaactttaccagttatgcCAAGGTTTCCCTTCATATATGGCATTATGTAATGATGAAATATGATACAATCTACGCAAACATTGTATTCGTCAAAACAATAGAGTATAATACgatatattattaaacaatacgtaacaaccatccaaacaacgTGCATTAGGCATGCTAAATTTACCTCCAGCAGCAGCAAGCACTTTACTAAGACGTTGAGGAGGGTCTCTGAGGTTCTCATTATAAAACCTTCTCGCCGCCTTCGAATGCTTCGGCTCAGCCGTCGGAACCACCGCCGCAGCTTTAGAACCAACCTCTTtccccttcttcttcttattactAGTTTTCGCATTCGCCATTTCATGCAATAAACGCGCCGGCGGTGTAGACTGGAGCGTGAGGTTCCCATTTTCATCACGAACAATCCACGGGATATAGAGCTGTTCACCGAGTTCAGCATCGGAGCTAGGGTTAGTGTTTATAGGAATTACCGGGTCTGGTTTCGGGTCGGGTTTGGGTTTTGGTGGAGCAAAAGTGATGTTGAATTTAGTTGAGGAGGAAGTGATGAGAGTATGAATGTGGCGGCGCGTGTAGGGAATTGAGCGCGTGAGGTGGAGGGAAGTAAAAGCGGTGGTCGCCGCCGCTATTGCTGCCATCGccggtgtttttttttttttttttgataaggttGGAAATCCCGGGAAATGCACAAATAGCCGCTCAAAGGATTACTATTTAGAAACAGCCAAAATTTCATTTGAAACTTCACGGTAGATTTCTCCACTAGTTTGAGGAAAACACTTGGCAATTagtatttcatataattttttattatttaataaatacttttgataaataatttatatttttaaatacgtATTGggccaaattttatttttttgaaagggGAAAAGATCAGGAAATTACATGGTATAGCTTCTAACAGTGGGTGAGTTTGGATTTTCGACGCAATAAGAAAAGTATTTAAAGGTcggtttttctttatttttaagtatAGTATCAAGTATAATTTTatccctctacacctcaaatatttttaaatttttcatacacttctttgtctctcaaattctatttttatttttattatttcactttttcatttttcctttaattttattttcatattttaattcatttgtctcaacctttatttttttcctcagacattatctatttcttcatttttttaattcatttgtctcaatctttattcttttattttttgtttttatcatttctcttttttttttccatccatttttctcaaattttatttttatttttttctctcgtttttgtttttctcaatttttttgaattctttgttttttttaatctttattttttttcttgtcttttttttctcaattttttttttgctatttctctattttgtttgatctcttttttcttttttctcaacttctgttATATTTTGCTAGTAAATAAAAATTGGCTAATCTGTAAAGGGATCTTCTTTTTTTGTCATCAatgcaaatttaagggcatgaattgttgttaggaagttctttgggataagttttgcctctaaggctaaaattatagaacaactcataaatcaaggcacaatATGGTTGTGTCAAGTCTTGTTTGTggaacataatttgttgtttgaaaatccttgagttaagtcttgcttctaaggcaagagttatagaacatctcataaataaaaaaagcAATGTggttagtgtcaactcttacccatgagacataacttgttgtttaaaagtccttgatttataaaatatctcataaatcaagacacagtgtggtagtgtcaaatcttatCCGTGGAGCGTAACTTTTTGTTTAAAAATCTTTGGGCTAAGACTTGCATCTAAattaagagttatagaatatctcataaattaaagaataatgtgctggtgtcaactcttacccatagggtgtaacttgttatttgaaagtctttgggttaaatcttgcctctaagacaagagttataaaatatctcataaatcaaaacacaatatgataatgtcaactcttgcccatggggtacaacttgttacttgaaagtccttggtctaaattttgcctctaaggaaagagttataaaacatctcataaattaacaCACAATGTGGTGGTGTTAACTCTTGCCCAAGGGGCATAAATTATTGTTTGATGGTCCCTAGGctgagtcttacctctaagacaagagttatagagcatttcataagtaaaaaacacaatgtgttagtgttgactcttacccaatatacgtaacttgtttgaaaattcttgagataagtcgtgcctctaaggcgagagttgtaaaacatctcataaataaatatataccaTGATAGCGTCAACTCTTGTCAATgtggcataatttgttgtttgaaagtccttgagctaagtcttgcctctaagacaaaagttgtagaacatttcataaatgaagacataacgtagtagtgtcaactcttgttcgtggggcataatttatagtttgaaaatcTTTCAGCTAAGTCTTgactctaaggcaagagttgtagaacatctcataaataaagacataacgtggtagagtcaactcttgcctgtggggcataatttgtagtttgaaaatccttgagctaagtcttgcctctagagcaatagttatagaacatctcataaataaagacataacatagtagagtcaactcttgcccgtagggcataatttattgttcgaaagtccttgagctaagtcttacctctaaggtaagagttataaaatatttcataaatcaaaacacaatgtaaTAGTGTCAAAATCAAACACAATgtaatagtgtcaactcttacccatgaaacataacttgttgtttaaaagtcataagttttgTTGCTATAATATGGTAGTGTAAACTGTTGCTTGTGAAACGtagtttgttgtttgaaagtcataagtcttacTTTTATAATGTGATAATGTCAattcttgctcatgagatgtaacttgattgaaaaaaatcgaagaaaagaacaaaaataataaaaattatgaaaaaaaaataaagaaaaatattaaaaaatagaaatcaaagaaaatatagaagttgagagagaacggaaaaaaataaaagttgattaaaataagaaaaaaagataaaataaaaataaaggccaagaaaaacttaagaagaaaaaaagaaaagaaaaaaataaaaaaaagctttttttataaaagtaggtGTTGAGaagagtaaagaaaataagggctgagaaaaactaaaaagaacaaaaaaaaaaagaggaaagaagaaataaaaaattaaagtaaaataaaaaagcaaacaaaagttgagaggaaaaaagaaaaaagtaagggttgagaaaaattaaaaataaaaagataaaataaaaaataaaaatcaaataaaaataaaaaagagaaaaaaaaaataaaagttgaaaaatgaatGTATGAAGTTGTTATCTATTATAAGGATCATTTATGTGATTTACTCCTTTGATCAGAGacaattttgtttgaaaatatatcacttagtaactgaaagctatttttatgaaacttttttatttgtggttaaaatttaaaggcataatacataaatatgactctaAATTTGACATCAagttataactttgaccttaaactttgatagtgcatgaatatgacctttaactattcaaaacctgaacaaatatgacctccgattttgcaaccccatgcgtgagtttcactcgcgcctacgtggaaaggtaatccaatcacacggtgtcacgtcgttaaaagggctgacttggagggaggtcatatttgtgcagttttgaatagttaaaagtcatatttgtgcactatcaaagttttgctttttgtgttaaaacggcgtcgtttttatttttaatattattattatttttatttatttctatagcagtagcacctagtttttttttattataaaaaaagtcACTAACAGAGATCGAACCcgcgcagtaggctgaaggaagcgcccaagaagaacaaataacaccactgggctatctaagtgccttgtttcatgtggttcaacagtaatatacgtacataaatatagattttctaccttatataaacaacgtaatttttttaccaaggGGATTcaggtgaaccccatggcaaccacgtaggtccgcccctgcgttAATATAATAACGTTTTGATAACGTTAACTTAGTAacattttaataatgttaatttaatatactactactactatccttaataacgttaatttaataacgttttattaaaactataattttttttattattagtatagtttcatctttaatttaatagttaaataaattatatttagatatattctATAACATGAATTCGCCCTTTGCtttatcatatatatacaaattcgCGCGATTTTTTCGTATAAGgatgacccacctaattaataaatctttaatattgctcttttcctgcaatgacaaaagaaattagatgccattttcatctttgagccgaaaataatgaaaaaataatagtgaaaagtcatttaaaggtcatatttgtgcagttttgaatatttaaatgtcatatttgaataaattattaaatatatatttccgactattgtagtcaaaaatataaataattaaataaatatattactaaatatataatcagaccttatacaaaaattaaataattatttaaataaattattaaatgtgTATTTCCGACAACTAtagtcataaataaaaataattaaataaaaatatttttaaatatataattagacctaatataaaaattaaataattatttaaataaattgttaaatatatttttctgactactgtagtcgaaaacataaataattaaataaatatattactaatatataatcagaccctcatacaaaaattaaattattatttaaataaattattaaatatgtatttctgaCTACTaaagtcaaaaatataaataattaaataaatatattattaaatgtaTAATCAGActcttatacaaaaattaaataattatttaaataaattattaaatatgtatttccgactactgtagtcgaaaaatttaaataattaaatatattaaattactaCCTGACTGAAGTAATcggaaatttatatttaattattaaatacatttatataaaaaatataagctAAACACACCACaactctctctcactctctacttcgtctctctctctctaagctaAGATTCCTGAACTTGACAACGTTTATCGTTCTCTCTCAAAAATTGACGACGGTGGAGTGGTAATGACGGCGGTGAACGACGGTATTGAAGGTCAATTTCACTGAATGAAGGTCAATTAAGAAGTTTCCATCTTCAAGGTAAAAATTTATTCCATTTTCTACAAGAGTTTATGAAGTTTAAAAATCAATGTTTGGTGCTACAAGGTGTTGGCTAAATCTGAATTAGTGCTCATTTTTTAACGAAAGATTTTGTAACCAAGTTTTGCTTTACTGTGCTTTCAAGTTAAatgattttgtggatgtttactTGTCTCTGTACAAAAGGGGGATTTGCATCAAATATCTTTGTCCAAAGTTCACAATTATGTACATTTGTAACATAATTTTTGTTAATGTACATAATACTCCTAAGCTACTTCTTCAATTCTAGTTCTGCTTACACTATTAAGTTCTTTGTTATGATTATATGATTGTGAAGTAATCTTTTTCGTTGTCGAGTGTTGACCCCGTGGGCAGTAGTGTTAACTCATACACCATTTTGTGGTTCTGGTTTTAATTTTGTACAGAGTATAACTCAAAGCTGCTCGATCGAGTCTAGTAACTACATCGATCACCAGAAGATAGTTAGCTGT
Proteins encoded:
- the LOC107851320 gene encoding putative ribosomal large subunit pseudouridine synthase SVR1, chloroplastic isoform X1; translation: MAAIAAATTAFTSLHLTRSIPYTRRHIHTLITSSSTKFNITFAPPKPKPDPKPDPVIPINTNPSSDAELGEQLYIPWIVRDENGNLTLQSTPPARLLHEMANAKTSNKKKKGKEVGSKAAAVVPTAEPKHSKAARRFYNENLRDPPQRLSKVLAAAGVASRRSSEELIFQGRVTVNGSVCKTPQTKVDPARDVIYVNGNRLPKKLPSKIYLALNKPKGYICSSGEKETKSVMSLFDDFIKSWDKRHPGEPKPRLFTVGRLDVATTGLIIVTNDGEFAHQISHPSSNLSKEYIATIDGEVHKQHLIAISEGTVIEDVHCTPDSVELLPRQPDLPRPRLRIVVHEGRNHEVRELVKNAGLQLRALKRIRIGGFRLPVDLALGKHVELNQGNLKALGWKS
- the LOC107851320 gene encoding putative ribosomal large subunit pseudouridine synthase SVR1, chloroplastic isoform X2; the protein is MAAIAAATTAFTSLHLTRSIPYTRRHIHTLITSSSTKFNITFAPPKPKPDPKPDPVIPINTNPSSDAELGEQLYIPWIVRDENGNLTLQSTPPARLLHEMANAKTSNKKKKGKEVGSKAAAVVPTAEPKHSKAARRFYNENLRDPPQRLSKVLAAAGVASRRSSEELIFQGRVTVNGSVCKTPQTKVDPARDVIYVNGNRLPKKLPSKIYLALNKPKGYICSSGEKETKSVMSLFDDFIKSWDKRHPGEPKPRLFTVGRLDVATTGLIIVTNDGEFAHQISHPSSNLSKEYIATIDGEVHKQHLIAISEGTVIEDVHCTPDSVELLPRQPDLPRPRLRIVVHEGRNHEVRELVKNAGLQLRALKRIRIGGFRLPVDLAPSVSALGS